The following is a genomic window from Gimesia sp..
GGCATGCTGAATTCCCAGCCGAGGGTCCAGCTGTCCTGGTCATTATCCATCATGGTTCCATAGGCACTGTGCAGGCCCTGGCCTGTGATACCATCAGTATTCTTCTGACTCAGCAGACGATCGCCGAAGCCGTTAACCTGGTAACTGGAAACGAAGTCGAACCGGGGTTTGGTCAGGCTGGTTGCCGCCAGAGCCTGCAGTTCGAGACTCTTGATATTCCATTTCTGTTTGCGAAGTTCAACACGGTGAACGAGAGCTTCGGTAAGACACATGCTCCAGTCAGGAGAGAATTCTGCGGCGATGGGATCATCGATTGGTCGGATGATTTTACCATCATTAACGGGCAGACCAACCAGTCGGCGGAATCGGCTTTCCGCACTGTAGATATCACTGCGGGTTGCCTGGACGAGTGCCTGGGTTTCAAACAGACGGTCTTTGGCCTGGGCTTCATCAGCCGGCTTGAAGTTACGTGTACCACCGGCTTCCAGCTTGGCATGTGCTTCACGCCAGCTGCGTAAGGCGGAGTTTCGGGCGACGACCTGCGTATCGTACAGACGATAAGCCAGATACAGCTGCCAGTAGCTTTCTTCGATATCGGAGATCAGGTTGCGCACGTTGCGTTCAAAGTCTGCAAGTGCCTGGTCATTGTTGATCCGGGCAATCACGACCCCCTGGCTCACCCCGGTAATCCCGGAGAAGCTGGTTCCGATCGGACCGGCGATACGGGTGTATTCGACCCCGGCTCCCGCCAGCATAGGTTGACGATATGACAGCCCGAGGTTCCCGGCATAGTTCGAGGGGAACAACTGGCTGGAGGCATTACTGCCGGTGTAATTCCAGTTATGATTGATGGCAAACTGACCACCGTTGGCGAAGTTCTTGGAGAGCCCGGACTGAAACTGACCGGTTTCCTGAACCAAGGTTCCTCCGGGGACGCCACCAAAGAAGGGACTGTTCTGAACCTGTTCGGAACGACCCCACAACATATTTGCGGTGAATGTGGTATCGAAGGCGGATAACGCTGCTTCCACACCACGGGCACCACCCAGCAGCACGTTGGTCTCCTGGATTGCCGGGTCGAAAATCGAAGGTGTTCCGTCCGGATTATTCAGCAAGGAGTTGCCGTTCGTTCCCAATGCGCCGGAAACACGAATCACCTCACTGTTCGCGAGACCCAGGTGGACGGCGTCCATCAGAGGCAAGTCCCAGATCTGATCCTGGGAGCGATCGACCAGCGTCCGCGGCTTGCCCGAGAAGGTAATTTCCTCGGGTGTTTCTTCGTAAACTGCGGGATATTCTATCTTTGTGGCGACATCTTCATAATATTGAAGCTCTTTGTCACCCAGATAGTGCAGATCGGTATCGGTTCCCAGACCATGACAACCCATTATTTGAGTGGTCATCATGCATCCACAGAGAATCAGGCGTAAATTCCGGCGTAGGTTCATGTATCCATCCTTAAAGACATGAACGTCAATTATGGTCGTAAAGTGTTTTATTTAAACAGCTTATATTTCATAATCGAAGTAGCGTTCAGGGAGAATCTACCGCCTGACACAGTCTGCCCCACAGGTTACAAACACACGGGAGCGCAAGACAGTCAGTGCAAGCGATAAAATCACTACATTCGGTATCGGCGCTTCAATCGTTACAACTTGACTTTTTTGACGGTTGGTCAAAATTCTGTTGAGATTGGGTCTGTGGACCGAACTCCCTGTAGGGGATTCCCAGTAATTTCTTGATCAGAATGAGTTCGCCGGCGTCATTCTGCTCAATGGCATGCCCCAGAAACTGCAGCACATACCCCGCGACGAACGCGGACCAGGCATAAAACCACTCTCCCGCGATGCCAAATCCGATGAGTCCCCCGAATGTGAGAGGCACCCCGATCAGGTGCAGGATCTGATTGGCGCGGTTCTGGTGTCGAAGCAGGTAATTATGAAGAAAACGCTGGATCATCGGGGTGCTCGGATTGAGTTGAAAACCGGGGGACGGCTCTCTCGTATAGTTGAAAAGCGATATCTGATTTGCTACGGTCACTGCTTATCTGTGAATGATTTCATCAGTATCAACCAGTCAGGCCTCTTGTTTCAAGAGTCATGAGGCCCTTCGCCTTGTTATTGGTGCAATTGAGATCCCGGTCACATTCCCTTTTTGTCAGAAGTATTAGAGGAAACGATGTATAAAGTCACATTAATCCCGGGCGATGGTGTTGGTCCCGAAATCGCCGAGGCTACCAGAAAATGTGTTGATGCGACAGGAGTCAAAATCGACTGGGATGTTCAGGAATGTGGAATCGAAGTCATTGAAGCCGAGGGCAGTGTTCCCGATCGGGTCATGGAATCGGTTCGGGCGAACAAAATTGCCCTCAAGGCACCAATCACCACTCCGATTGGAAAAGGCTTCCGCAGCGTCAACGTGTTCCTGCGTCAGGAACTCGGACTGTATGCCTGCATCCGTCCCTGTAAAACCTACAAAGGGGTTCGGACTTACTTCGCTGATTCCAACGTCGACCTGGTCGTCGTTCGCGAAAACACCGAAGACCTCTACGCTGGCGTTGAATTCCAGGCGGGCGAAGAAAAGACCGCTGAGCTGATCAAGACGATCAACGAGTTCGCGACCGGTAAGAAGATCAACACACCTCTGGATGAGACCGGCGTCAGCATCAAGCCGATGTCTTACCAGGGAACCCGTGATATCTGTAACTACGCGTTCAAATACGCCGTCGACAACAAACGCAAAGCAGTCACCTCGATCTGCAAAGCCAACATCATGAAGTTCACCGACGGTCTGTGGTACGATGAAACCCGGGCTGTCGCGAAAGCCTATGGTGCGAAGTTCGAATGGGAAGACCTGGCAGAAGGTGTCGAACCAGATGCCAAACTGGCTGGTAACGTTCCCGATTGTGGCGGCAGCATTGAATACAATGAGCGTCTGATCGACAACATGTGCATGCAGCTGGTTCAGAAGCCCGAACTGTACGACGTGCTCGTTACTTCCAACCTGTACGGCGACATTCTGAGTGACCTCTGTGCCGGTCTGGTCGGTGGTCTGGGCGTCGCTCCCGGTTCCAACATCGGTACCGAAGCTGCCATCTTCGAAGCAACCCACGGTTCTGCTCCGAAGTACAAAGGCCAGAACAAGGTTAACCCGGTCGCCCTGATCCTTTCCGGTAAAATGATGCTGGACTACCTGGGCGAGCACGAAGCAGCCGCCAAACTGGATCAGGCTGTTGCCGATGTCATCGAAGAAGGTAAAGACGTCACCTACGACCTCAAGCCTGACCGCAACGATCCGACCGCCGTCGGTACTCAGGAAATGGCAGAAGCCATCTGCCGTAAGATGCAGTAATCACTGAGAACGATTCGACGAAAAAATCAACGATGCAGAGCAGCCAGTTTGCTCTGCATCGTTTTTTTATTTGTGGTGTGCGACATTGTCGCCGCTTCAACAATTAATCCTGGGGAAAGATCTGAACCAGGTGATAGTCGTCTCCCTCGCGGAGTTCGAGGGTCAGGTTGCCAGCCCTGTCAAATCGTCGGCGGAAGACGCACATGCCATGCTGGAATTCATCTTCCTGAATCAGATTCCCATCGCGATCGTGCCGGGTACAGTAACCATGCTGTCTCCCCTGAGCATCAAAGCGACCTCGCCAGACTTCGCCGGTCGTCTGATCCACTTTCATGACCGGCGCATCCCCTTTTAAACCAGGTACTACTGCCACAGATAAGACGGTCAGCAATAGTACAAACAGGACTTTGAAGTTCACGGAATGGCTCCTCTGGGCGCTCCTGTATCCTGGCGTGACCATCAATGGGCGCACTGTCAGGCTGGATCGGGAGAGATCTACAGGTAAGGCAGGAAATCAGTTGACGCTGGTTTCAAATGAACCAGCTGGAGCGCGGGGTGACTTTGGTGGGTGCTGCTTTTTTCATAAAGCAGTGCTGATGATCGCAGAAAACCCAGAGACGTCAATCGTCTCTCCCGCGATTGGCAGGCTTTTTTGTAAAAATGTTAAGAAATTCCAGATTTCTGTCTACAATTCCCTGAGACGGAGAGTGGCCTGGCTGTTTCCGGTCTCGAGAATCACCGATTCGATCGGTATTTCTTTGTGTAGTGTTGGTAAATCCCTTTAGATGACCTTGGCCTCGTTTGAGCCATTGCTACCGGCCTGCACATAATGGCTGATAACTTGCAGACCACATCAGTTTGACAAACATGTTTGTCTGCCTTGAGACGAGACCCGCTATCATGAAATTCAGGACGACGACTATGAGACCACTGCTGTTTGTTTTGTTTGTATTGTCATTGCCCCTCACCCTCTCCGCGCAGGAACAGTGGCCCGGTTTTCTGGGAGCGGGTGCTTCTCCCCTTAAGGCGGAGACCATTCCCACGCAGTGGTCGGCGGAAAAGAATGTCGCCTGGAAAGCAGGGATCCCCGGCTATGGACAGTCGAGCCCGGTGATCTGGGGCGACCAGGTGTATGTCACTTCGGTCGCAGGGCCAAACAAGGAGCAGCTGCACGTCGTCTGTTTTTCGCTTAAGTCCGGCAAACAGCTCTGGGATCACATTCAGCCTTCAACGTATCCCGAGAAGAACAGTGTCTACATCAGCCGGGCGGCACCGACGCCTGTACTTGATGAGAACGGCATCTACGCTTACTTCGAAAGTGGCGACATCGTGGCCCTCTCGCATGCCGGCGAATTGAAGTGGGCTGCCTCGCTGACGAAACGTTACGGGGCACCGAAAAACAAGTTCGGTCTGTCAGCGTCTCCCGTGCAGTGGCAGGATCGCGTGATTGTACTCATCGATGACGAAGGTCCGTCTTACATCACCGCGGTCAGCAAAGCGGATGGCAGTGAGCTCTGGAAGACCGATCGTAAAAGTCGCGTCAGCTGGAGCTCGCCGATGGTCGTCCCTGTAGGCGAGGCACAGCAGGTGGTCTGCAGTTCTGCCGGTTCCATCGACGGCTACGATCCAAAGACGGGTAAACAACTTTGGACCTACGACGAAGTGGGCGGTAATAACAAGACCAGTCCGATTCCCGCAGGCAACGGTGAATTCCTGATCGGCGCTTCACCCGGTCGGGAAGGCGATAACAACGAGCTGGCGAAAAAATCGAACGGTCTGTTTGTGATCAAACAGCAGGGCGCTGCATGGAAGCCCCAGTTCGCCTGGACCAATGCCAGCCCGACGCCCTCCTGGGGAACGCCCATTGTCTATCAGGGGAATGCCTACTGGGTGAACCGGGTTGGCGTGGTTTACTGTCTGAATGCCAAAGACGGAGAGTCAGTCTATACCAGCCGGATTAAAGAGTCCTGCTGGGCGACGCCAGTCGGCATCGGCGATCGTGTCTACTTCTTCGGCAAGAACGGCGTGACGACCGTTTTGAAAGCGGGAAATGAATTTGAAGTCCTTGCCGAGAATGAACTCTGGACCGAAGACAATCC
Proteins encoded in this region:
- a CDS encoding DUF962 domain-containing protein is translated as MIQRFLHNYLLRHQNRANQILHLIGVPLTFGGLIGFGIAGEWFYAWSAFVAGYVLQFLGHAIEQNDAGELILIKKLLGIPYREFGPQTQSQQNFDQPSKKSSCND
- a CDS encoding TolC family protein: MNLRRNLRLILCGCMMTTQIMGCHGLGTDTDLHYLGDKELQYYEDVATKIEYPAVYEETPEEITFSGKPRTLVDRSQDQIWDLPLMDAVHLGLANSEVIRVSGALGTNGNSLLNNPDGTPSIFDPAIQETNVLLGGARGVEAALSAFDTTFTANMLWGRSEQVQNSPFFGGVPGGTLVQETGQFQSGLSKNFANGGQFAINHNWNYTGSNASSQLFPSNYAGNLGLSYRQPMLAGAGVEYTRIAGPIGTSFSGITGVSQGVVIARINNDQALADFERNVRNLISDIEESYWQLYLAYRLYDTQVVARNSALRSWREAHAKLEAGGTRNFKPADEAQAKDRLFETQALVQATRSDIYSAESRFRRLVGLPVNDGKIIRPIDDPIAAEFSPDWSMCLTEALVHRVELRKQKWNIKSLELQALAATSLTKPRFDFVSSYQVNGFGDRLLSQKNTDGITGQGLHSAYGTMMDNDQDSWTLGWEFSMPLGFRSAHAQVENLEFRLSKARAILQAQEMDVSQELAITFQDLTKNYATAQSNFNRWRAARRRVELFDAEVQAGTTTLDTLLRAQSSLAQAETEYYRSLVAYNIAIKNLHKWKGTLLKHNNIHLMEGEWNPIAYQQALRKAWARTHGIEAHKLQHKPSPFVADGYVGEVGVMPAPAQEGTYSSEQEGMTPEFQPVPEPGMSPEYAPPVTPPPQPEARIQLNGQGGTNPLAPTSVDRAVKVALESDQPQSDLYVTPIGGTLDQLPVPQEEIPSSQAELPIANPEDNFDLEFRSTDSF
- a CDS encoding PQQ-binding-like beta-propeller repeat protein: MRPLLFVLFVLSLPLTLSAQEQWPGFLGAGASPLKAETIPTQWSAEKNVAWKAGIPGYGQSSPVIWGDQVYVTSVAGPNKEQLHVVCFSLKSGKQLWDHIQPSTYPEKNSVYISRAAPTPVLDENGIYAYFESGDIVALSHAGELKWAASLTKRYGAPKNKFGLSASPVQWQDRVIVLIDDEGPSYITAVSKADGSELWKTDRKSRVSWSSPMVVPVGEAQQVVCSSAGSIDGYDPKTGKQLWTYDEVGGNNKTSPIPAGNGEFLIGASPGREGDNNELAKKSNGLFVIKQQGAAWKPQFAWTNASPTPSWGTPIVYQGNAYWVNRVGVVYCLNAKDGESVYTSRIKESCWATPVGIGDRVYFFGKNGVTTVLKAGNEFEVLAENELWTEDNPPVNNVPTAEETSAERRQGVAMFSRPTLYGAAIVNGYLVLRTGSQLYCLQP
- a CDS encoding isocitrate/isopropylmalate family dehydrogenase, translating into MYKVTLIPGDGVGPEIAEATRKCVDATGVKIDWDVQECGIEVIEAEGSVPDRVMESVRANKIALKAPITTPIGKGFRSVNVFLRQELGLYACIRPCKTYKGVRTYFADSNVDLVVVRENTEDLYAGVEFQAGEEKTAELIKTINEFATGKKINTPLDETGVSIKPMSYQGTRDICNYAFKYAVDNKRKAVTSICKANIMKFTDGLWYDETRAVAKAYGAKFEWEDLAEGVEPDAKLAGNVPDCGGSIEYNERLIDNMCMQLVQKPELYDVLVTSNLYGDILSDLCAGLVGGLGVAPGSNIGTEAAIFEATHGSAPKYKGQNKVNPVALILSGKMMLDYLGEHEAAAKLDQAVADVIEEGKDVTYDLKPDRNDPTAVGTQEMAEAICRKMQ